The following are encoded together in the Phaseolus vulgaris cultivar G19833 chromosome 9, P. vulgaris v2.0, whole genome shotgun sequence genome:
- the LOC137820765 gene encoding uncharacterized protein, giving the protein MASMTEADQTAMMMALQKELAEMKKAHEETAKKNEEEIKNLQEENKRMKRLVEGVPSLAVTNQAGRSHATGAGVQAEKDTKNDFTLEMDGESHPSKTINTTAPAGPYRRHPFTDRVMETPLPDKWKGFNRDRYDGTTDPDEHVDAYTTHMSLYTTDDAVFCRVFPTSLKGSALSWFTKLLAHSIDCFETLVAKFDIQFATSRPHHLTSIALVGIRQERGESLRTFIDRFSKTAMSIRNLSPEVAMHHMLTALRPGPFADSLCMQPATNLDDLRRRAAKFMQLEELREFRNNARAEASGEKKEDRERPGRSRTGQDQKRDNRGPRFSRYTPLNAERSKILQEALSAELIPPPRRALSPENADRNKRCRYHKNTGHSTEECQALKDKIEELIQAGHLRRFVRGTRETRRSPCKEHTVRRRDRTPPGPRDGERRGDRRGRRDDPPQTDARRGREVINTIAGGFGGGGSTNSARKKHLRAVHQVNLVSVRPRMPPITFTDEDFKGIDPTQDDPMVISVDIDNFTIKKTLVDQGSSVDILYWKTFKAMRIPEEEMMPYNDHVVGFSGERVGTRGYIELYTTFGLEGASKTLKIRYLVINANTSYNILLGRSSLNKLGAIVSTPHLAMKFPSLSGDILTIHVDQKVARECYAESLRVEPTQQGPSGSRSPKRKIAGRGRSPRRHSPQPKKGITMADLDPREVEPRLEAKDELRQAELDGEDRYISIGTAMAAADANFVHQTLKRNVDLFAWTTADVPGVHPDIITHRLSVYKEARPVAQKKRNHGEDKRLAARSEAEKLLKAGFIAEARYSTWLANVVMVKKPSGKRRMCVDYKDLNKACPKDSYPLPNIDRLVDGAAGHKILSFQNAYSGYNQISMHHSDRGKTAFTTDGANYFYKVMSFGLKNARATYQRLMDKIFKGMIGRSVEVYVDDIVVKSDSCGQHIKDLQEVFDALRKVNMRLNPEKCAFGVEGGKFLGFMLTHRGIEANPDKCKAITEMRSPKNLKEIQQLLGRLTALSRFVPRLAERIRPIAAMLRKTSKFSWNEECEQIFGQLKEFLSSPIVIQKPRLDLPIVVYLAVSEEAVSAALVQEVDREEHPVYFVSRTLHAAETRYQMIEKVALALVLTARRMRPYFQNHEIRVKTNYPIYKILSKPDLAERMIGWSVELSEFDIKYEPRGAIKSQCLADFAAELPKNTEVSTKWVLYVDGSSNKTACGAGVVLEGPGDLLIEQALQFSFKATNNQAEYEAILAGLNLANDLGAREVACKSDSQLVVGQIKGEFEVKEPLLQRYYHTVRNVMAKFDAAAVHERKTSAPMHSLAWHPRKNKAIIDRSSRYD; this is encoded by the coding sequence ATGGCAAGCATGACCGAAGCAGACCAAACAGCAATGATGATGGCCCTTCAGAAGGAGCTAGCAGAGATGAAGAAGGCACATGAGGAGACGGCTAAGAAGAATGAAGAGGAGATAAAAAACCTCCAAGAAGAAAACAAGCGGATGAAAAGATTGGTCGAGGGGGTGCCATCCCTCGCTGTGACTAATCAGGCCGGCAGGTCCCACGCTACCGGGGCCGGCGTCCAGGCCGAGAAAGACACCAAGAATGATTTCACCCTGGAGATGGATGGGGAATCCCACCCCAGCAAGACCATCAACACCACCGCTCCAGCGGGCCCGTACCGACGCCATCCCTTTACTGACCGTGTCATGGAAACCCCCTTGCCAGACAAATGGAAAGGCTTTAACAGGGACCGTTATGATGGGACGACCGACCCAGATGAACATGTGGACGCGTACACGACCCATATGAGCCTGTACACCACGGACGACGCAGTATTCTGCCGAGTCTTTCCAACCTCACTGAAGGGCAGCGCTCTGAGCTGGTTCACCAAACTCCTAGCACACTCAATAGACTGCTTCGAAACACTGGTAGCTAAGTTTGACATCCAGTTCGCAACCAGCCGCCCCCACCATCTAACATCCATAGCCCTGGTCGGCATTCGTCAAGAGAGGGGAGAGTCCCTCCGAACGTTCATTGACCGGTTCAGCAAGACCGCTATGAGCATTCGCAACCTCAGCCCTGAGGTGGCgatgcaccacatgctgaccGCCCTCAGACCCGGCCCGTTCGCTGACAGCCTGTGCATGCAGCCTGCTACCAATCTAGATGACCTTAGGCGCCGAGCGGCCAAGTTCATGCAGCTGGAGGAACTTCGTGAATTCAGAAACAACGCCCGAGCCGAGGCAAGCGgggaaaagaaagaagatagaGAACGGCCAGGAAGGTCCCGAACCGGTCAGGACCAGAAAAGGGACAATCGCGGACCCCGTTTCTCCCGCTACACACCTTTGAACGCGGAGAGGAGCAAAATTTTACAAGAGGCCCTGAGCGCCGAGTTAATACCACCGCCCCGAAGGGCCTTGAGCCCAGAAAATGCCGACCGCAACAAACGATGTCGGTACCATAAGAATACCGGCCATTCAACCGAGGAGTGCCAAGCCCTGAAGGACAAAATTGAGGAACTTATCCAAGCCGGGCACCTCAGGCGCTTCGTCCGCGGAACCCGAGAAACGCGCCGCTCCCCATGCAAGGAGCATACGGTCAGGAGACGAGACCGAACCCCCCCAGGCCCACGAGATGGCGAGAGGCGGGGAGACCGACGGGGACGAAGAGACGACCCCCCACAAACCGACGCCCGCAGAGGCCGAGAAGTGATTAATACCATAGCCGGAGGGTTCGGTGGCGGAGGCAGTACCAACAGCGCACGCAAGAAGCACCTCCGCGCCGTCCACCAAGTAAATCTTGTCTCCGTCCGACCAAGGATGCCACCAATCACGTTCACAGATGAAGATTTCAAGGGGATAGACCCAACCCAGGACGACCCCATGGTGATATCGGTCGACATCGATAACTTCACGATCAAAAAGACCCTCGTGGACCAGGGGAGCTCGGTCGACATATTGTACTGGAAGACCTTCAAAGCCATGAGAATACCGGAGGAGGAAATGATGCCCTACAACGACCACGTGGTCGGCTTCTCAGGGGAGCGCGTAGGAACGAGAGGGTACATAGAGCTGTACACGACGTTCGGCCTGGAAGGGGCCAGCAAAACCCTCAAGATCAGATACCTGGTCATAAACGCCAACACGTCttacaacatcctcctcggcAGGTCGTCCCTCAACAAACTTGGAGCGATCGTCTCCACACCCCATCTGGCAATGAAGTTCCCTTCCCTCTCAGGCGACATCCTGACCATACATGTAGATCAAAAGGTCGCCCGAGAATGTTACGCCGAAAGCCTGCGGGTCGAGCCCACACAACAGGGGCCCAGCGGCAGCCGCTCGCCCAAGCGAAAGATAGCCGGTCGCGGAAGAAGCCCCCGCCGACACTCACCCCAACCCAAGAAGGGCATCACCATGGCAGACCTGGACCCCAGAGAAGTTGAGCCGAGACTTGAAGCCAAGGACGAGCTGCGACAAGCCGAACTCGACGGGGAGGATCGGTATATAAGCATAGGCACGGCAATGGCCGCCGCCGATGCAAACTTCGTTCACCAAACCCTCAAGAGAAACGTAGACCTTTTCGCGTGGACGACGGCCGATGTACCAGGCGTCCACCCGGACATCATCACCCATCGCCTCTCGGTATATAAAGAAGCCCGACCGGTCGCGCAAAAGAAGAGGAACCATGGAGAAGACAAGCGGCTGGCCGCCAGAAGTGAGGCCGAGAAGCTCTTGAAAGCCGGCTTCATAGCCGAGGCACGATACTCCACttggctagccaacgtcgtgATGGTTAAAAAGCCGAGCGGAAAACGGCGAATGTGCGTAGACTACAaggacctcaacaaggcgtgccccaaggactcATATCCCCTTCCCAACATCGACCGGCTCGTAGACGGAGCGGCCGGCCACAAGATATTGAGCTTCCAGAACGCCTACTCCGGCTACAACCAGATCAGCATGCACCATAGCGATAGAGGTAAAACGGCCTTCACGACGGACGGTGCAAACTACTTCTACAAGGTGATGTCGTTCGGCCTAAAAAACGCCAGAGCTACTTACCAGAGGCTCATGGACAAAATTTTCAAGGGGATGATTGGCCGAAGCGTAGAAGTCTACGTAGACGATATCGTGGTGAAGTCCGACTCGTGCGGCCAACACATCAAAGATCTACAAGAAGTCTTCGACGCTTTAAGAAAGGTCAACATGCGCcttaaccccgagaagtgcgcgtTCGGCGTCGAAGGCGGCAAGTTCCTCGGCTTCATGCTGACCCACAGAGGAATCGAAGCAAACCCCGACAAGTGCAAGGCCATAACGGAGATGAGGAGCCCAAAAAACTTGAAGGAAATTCAACAGCTGCTTGGCCGACTGACAGCACTGTCCAGATTCGTACCCCGCCTCGCCGAACGGATCAGACCGATAGCCGCTATGCTCCGCAAAACTTCGAAATTCAGCTGGAACGAGGAGTGCGAGCAAATCTTCGGCCAGCTCAAAGAATTCCTGTCCTCGCCGATCGTCATCCAAAAGCCCCGCCTAGACCTACCCATAGTAGTCTACTTAGCGGTATCGGAGGAGGCGGTCAGTGCCGCCCTTGTCCAGGAGGTAGACCGCGAAGAACACCCGGTATACTTTGTCAGCCGGACGCTCCATGCAGCCGAGACCAGGTACCAAATGATAGAGAAGGTGGCACTGGCCCTAGTGCTGACAGCAAGGAGAATGCGCCCATACTTCCAGAACCACGAAATCAGGGTAAAAACCAACTATCccatatataaaattttgtctAAACCCGATCTTGCAGAACGAATGATAGGGTGGTCGGTCGAGCTttcagagttcgacatcaagtacgaACCGAGGGGCGCCATCAAATCCCAATGCCTAGCGGATTTCGCAGCCGAGCTCCCCAAGAACACAGAAGTCTCAACCAAATGGGTCCTCTACGTGGACGGCTCTTCCAATAAAACAGCCTGCGGAGCCGGGGTCGTCCTCGAAGGGCCTGGGGATTTACTGATTGAGCAAGCCCTCCAGTTCTCCTTCAAGGCAACGAACAACCAGGCGGAATACGAGGCCATACTGGCCGGCCTCAACTTGGCGAACGACCTGGGCGCGCGAGAGGTCGCATgcaagagcgactcccagctggTCGTCGGCCAAATCAAAGGAGAATTCGAAGTCAAGGAGCCCCTCCTCCAACGATATTACCACACCGTTCGTAACGTCATGGCCAAGTTTGACGCGGCGGCGGTGCACGAGAGGAAAACGAGCGCGCCGATGCACTCTCTCGCCTGGCATCCACGAAAAAACAAAGCCATCATCGATCGGTCGTCCAGGTACGACTAG
- the LOC137821070 gene encoding GDSL esterase/lipase EXL3-like: MGVFTKLLNWCSSRLMVRVILLLVLSMRSKGLVKLPANVSIPAVIGFGDSIIDPGNNNKVKTLVKCNFPPYGKDFQGGPTGRFCNGKIPSDLLVEELGIKNLLPAYLDPNLKPDDLVTGVCFASGASGYDPLTPKIASVISMSEQIEMFKEYIGKLKQIVGVDRTNFILANSFFLVVAGSDDIANTYFVARARQLQYDIPAYTDLMCNSASDFVKELYGLGARRIGVLGAPPIGCVPSQRTLAGGLERECAEEYNYAAKLFNSKLSRKLDSLSHLPNSRIVYIDIYNPLMDIIVNYHRYGYEVMDSGCCGTGKLEVAVLCNHLDSTCSDASKYVFWDSYHPTEKVYRQLVAGILQNYISRFF; encoded by the exons atgggtgTGTTTACGAAGCTCTTGAATTGGTGTTCAAGCAGGTTAATGGTCCGTGTGATATTATTGTTAGTTTTATCGATGAGATCGAAGGGCTTGGTGAAACTACCAGCAAATGTTTCAATTCCCGCAGTGATAGGTTTCGGAGATTCGATCATTGACCCGGGCAACAACAACAAGGTTAAAACACTGGTGAAGTGTAATTTCCCTCCCTACGGTAAAGACTTCCAGGGAGGGCCAACCGGTCGATTTTGCAACGGAAAAATTCCGTCGGATTTGCTTG TTGAAGAACTGGGTATTAAGAACCTTTTACCAGCTTATTTGGATCCAAATCTGAAGCCGGACGACCTTGTTACCGGAGTGTGCTTTGCTTCTGGTGCTTCCGGATACGATCCTTTAACGCCAAAAATAGCT TCAGTGATATCAATGTCCGAACAAATAGAAATGTTCAAAGAATACATAGGGAAGCTTAAACAAATTGTTGGAGTGGATAGAACAAACTTCATCCTGGCCAACAGTTTTTTCCTTGTGGTAGCTGGAAGTGACGACATTGCAAACACTTATTTTGTCGCTCGCGCTCGACAATTACAATATGATATTCCTGCTTACACTGATCTTATGTGCAATTCCGCTTCTGATTTCGTAAAG GAATTATATGGACTTGGAGCACGTAGAATCGGAGTACTGGGTGCACCACCGATTGGTTGCGTTCCATCACAAAGAACACTGGCTGGAGGTTTAGAAAGAGAGTGCGCAGAGGAGTACAATTACGCAGCCAAgttatttaattccaaactcTCAAGGAAGCTTGATTCTCTTAGTCACTTGCCCAATAGTAGAATCGTTTACATTGATATTTACAACCCTCTAATGGATATCATTGTGAACTACCACCGCTATG GGTATGAAGTTATGGACAGTGGCTGCTGTGGCACGGGGAAATTGGAGGTTGCTGTTCTATGCAACCATTTGGATTCAACTTGTTCCGATGCTTCCAAATATGTGTTTTGGGATAGTTATCATCCTACTGAAAAAGTTTACAGACAGCTCGTAGCCGGAATCCTTCAAAACTATATAAGTCGCTTCTTCTGA